A genomic segment from Lutzomyia longipalpis isolate SR_M1_2022 chromosome 3, ASM2433408v1 encodes:
- the LOC129793948 gene encoding polycomb group protein Psc — MVVLPDSVVPSSKVPIKDVNECITCHICKGYIIDATTIVECCHSFCHSCIVPHLRTKEYCPKCELIINKTKPNIKPDATFQAIVYKLVPGLYEKELLRRRNFYETRPEEAKLATPEQRGEDTEHLIFRPTEKISLSLEYAFIDEHKSRSPELAKPKYLQCPAIFPVSLLSKFVVMKFGIDSAQFNVDIMYKVKTIVLPEYYTLMDVAYIYTWKREAPMRFFFRVRTKETTSEELPEVPLRRSPSINNRQAPVAAGEAEVKEEHREDIRPAAATTKPHSGEQKVPSKQGSIVKKDISEKCIKVEKNVPSVVEKVVKVSKSSKKNYEDCVKSEKRERGDSVKVKKEKVLQVDGGKKCENIKLKIGLSKDNSKMMVIKDITPTPEPPMATSARKGTEKTTKSPKEKVPQVKVEKCHEMEEPKKDKPPTVEIPLQKTVKQEPKSPTTNQVRHHLPCSQSSPIKVEMKEKSPEVKKGVVDEIRQSPKTTRSPSPAKIHTETDIEMLIDLEEIKKSQFLNSFELTAKKADTLKSDGNKVDSVKADGIKASSLKTDKADSLKADKLKTDSNKEDCIKTGTTQADNHKAESLKADSIKTNSLKTDNSKTDANKAPTNASKTDSAASKRKNKDPVKSIAKTRLPELPNLISPPLSNKPEVKQSLNFDLSPFPVGPEKSVEKKPPVSNGFAVPKCDVKKPKKDESTVPRRKYTNFVKIAPKQASSTAASLMNSAAFIGGSGTSKLSMRSSSTPSRIAPPRRQSVATENPSRILQDTFSMLQKNSTEIKKIDGTKDVKVYGPQMGPPPTPAGLPMPRTPNHVPDYWNFPMRNGSSKGYIGSPYLGLSSPMYTPNYSPNSPQYAPTYNIPIAQSQFKYTGLPTNGTSGLPRTLGKGTELAESGKKIAPNEGESVKRAKSTSPTKDDGEPPEKQRKVQSLLDSCNITFPSSLSITLTNEQNDMDTSKSTKTPKPKRPVNNYIEILKLPSDGATTVTPIPPEDTRNGKVSPKDTGKGKDLLTKVNELTTKAAETSKKIDGEAEKKKQVPKLNPIDKPTPPATTEGGSESFQQTYLMSLLTQSVYKDAMQNKLYDLKTNKIISLDGVSSSTSPENRPSPPPPKKSKSEPSSLVKSTPKEDVKPTKSASALDLSSVTSSVVEGEKREKKSPKETKKSSPRHETPVPPKIDLTEPTLSSLLPSLPLIPPATPTDLMTSLNPGFPNPLNYPVFWMEQYQRMKKAGSEALELYFQNIQKNIAKAKGMQDPSTTSPPPTTVSSTVSEAEK, encoded by the exons ATGGTAGTCCTCCCGGATTCCGTTGTGCCTTCGTCGAAGGTTCCAATCAAGGATGTCAATGAGTGCATCACTTGCCACATTTGCAAAGGATACATCATTGATGCTACAACCATCGTTGAATGCTGCCACTCAT TCTGTCACAGCTGCATCGTTCCTCACCTTAGGACAAAGGAATACTGCCCAAAATGCGAGCTTATCATCAACAAAACTAAACCCAATATCAA GCCAGATGCGACTTTCCAGGCGATTGTCTACAAACTAGTACCGGGACTGTATGAGAAGGAATTGCTACGGAGACGAAATTTCTACGAAACGCGCCCTGAGGAGGCAAAATTGGCAACACCAGAGCAGAGGGGTGAAGACACAGAACACCTCATCTTTCGACCTACAGAGAAAATCTCCCTTTCCCTGGAATATGCATTCATTGA TGAGCACAAGAGTCGTTCACCGGAGCTCGCGAAGCCCAAATATCTTCAATGTCCTGCCATATTCCCTGTTTCGCTTCTCAGCAAGTTTGTCGTGATGAAATTCGGAATCGATTCAGCACAATTCAat gtTGATATCATGTACAAGGTCAAGACGATTGTTCTACCCGAATACTACACACTTATGGATGTGGCGTACATTTACACGTGGAAGAGG GAAGCACCCATGAGGTTCTTCTTCCGTGTTCGCACGAAAGAGACAACGAGCGAGGAGCTACCCGAAGTGCCTCTTCGTCGTTCACCCAGCATAAATAATCGTCAGGCTCCAGTGGCTGCAGGTGAGGCAGAGGTGAAGGAGGAGCACCGTGAGGACATAAGGCCAGCAGCAGCCACCACCAAACCACATTCCGGTGAGCAGAAAGTTCCCTCGAAGCAGGGGAGCATCGTGAAAAAGGATATCAGTGAGAAGTGTATTAAAGTGGAGAAGAATGTGCCGAGTGTTGTGGAGAAGGTCGTCAAAGTGAGTAAGAGTAGCAAGAAGAATTACGAGGATTGTGTAAAGAGTGAGAAGAGGGAGCGAGGAGACAGTGTGAAAGTTAAGAAAGAGAAAGTTTTACAAGTTGATGGGGGGAAAAAGTGTGAGAATATCAAACTCAAAATTGGACTGTCGAAGGATAATTCCAAAATGATGGTGATTAAGGATATAACACCCACACCAGAGCCGCCAATGGCAACGTCTGCACGTAAAGGCACTGAAAAGACGACTAAAAGCCCAAAGGAAAAGGTGCCACAAGTGAAAGTTGAAAAATGCCATGAAATGGAAGAGCCCAAAAAGGATAAACCACCAACTGTGGAAATTCCATTGCAGAAAACCGTGAAGCAGGAGCCAAAGAGTCCAACGACAAATCAGGTGAGACACCATTTGCCATGTTCCCAAAGTTCTCCCATTAAagttgaaatgaaagaaaagtccCCTGAAGTCAAGAAAGGCGTTGTTGATGAGATCAGACAAAGCCCCAAGACTACTAGAAGTCCATCACCTGCTAAAATTCATACAGAAACTGACATAGAAATGCTCATTGACTTGGAAGAAATCAAAAAGtcccaatttttgaattcctttGAGTTAACTGCTAAGAAGGCAGATACCTTAAAATCAGATGGGAATAAAGTTGATTCCGTCAAGGCTGATGGCATTAAAGCAAGTAGCCTTAAGACAGATAAGGCAGATAGCCTTAAGGCGGATAAACTAAAGACAGACAGCAATAAAGAAGATTGCATCAAGACAGGAACCACACAGGCTGATAATCACAAGGCAGAAAGCCTCAAAGCTGACAGCATAAAAACAAACAGCCTAAAAACAGATAACAGCAAAACGGATGCCAATAAAGCTCcaacaaatgcatcaaaaacAGATAGTGCTGCTTCCAAAAGGAAGAATAAGGATCCAGTTAAGAGCATTGCAAAAACTCGCCTTCCTGAGTTGCCAAACCTTATTTCACCACCACTCAGCAATAAACCAGAAGTCAAACAATCCCTAAACTTTGACTTATCTCCCTTTCCGGTTGGTCCGGAGAAAAGTGTGGAGAAGAAACCGCCTGTTAGCAATGGTTTCGCCGTGCCTAAGTGCGACGTGAAGAAGCCTAAGAAAGACGAAAGTACTGTTCCAAGGAGGAAGTATacgaattttgtaaaaatagcCCCAAAGCAGGCTTCTAGCACGGCTGCATCACTGATGAATAGTGCTGCTTTTATTGGTGGATCAGGTACATCGAAACTATCAATGAGATCCTCATCAACCCCATCCCGAATTGCACCACCACGTCGTCAGTCTGTTGCCACGGAAAATCCATCGCGTATCCTGCAGGATACCTTTTCAATGCTACAGAAGAATAGTACGGAAATCAAAAAGATCGATGGGACGAAGGATGTGAAGGTGTATGGGCCACAAATGGGACCACCACCCACTCCGGCAGGACTCCCAATGCCACGTACCCCAAACCACGTACCGGATTATTGGAATTTCCCAATGCGAAATGGTTCGTCAAAGGGGTACATTGGTTCCCCCTACCTTGGGCTCTCATCCCCCATGTATACACCCAACTACTCCCCCAATTCACCCCAATACGCTCCCACCTACAACATCCCCATCGCACAGTCACAATTCAAGTATACAGGACTCCCAACGAACGGCACATCGGGACTCCCACGGACACTCGGCAAAGGCACCGAGTTAGCTGAGAGTGGGAAGAAGATTGCCCCGAATGAGGGGGAATCGGTGAAGCGCGCAAAATCCACATCACCCACCAAGGATGACGGTGAACCACCGGAGAAGCAGAGGAAAGTGCAGTCACTGCTTGACTCTTGCAACATCACCTTCCCCTCATCGCTCTCGATAACCCTCACGAATGAACAGAATGACATGGATACGAGCAAATCAACCAAAACACCCAAACCCAAACGTCCCGTCAACAACTACATTGAAATCCTCAAGTTGCCCAGCGACGGTGCCACCACAGTCACCCCCATTCCACCCGAGGACACGCGAAATGGCAAAGTGTCCCCCAAGGACACAGGCAAAGGAAAGGATCTCCTCACGAAGGTGAATGAATTGACGACAAAAGCAGCGGAAACGAGCAAGAAAATCGATGGGGAGgcagagaagaagaaacaaGTTCCCAAACTCAATCCCATCGACAAACCCACCCCACCTGCAACAACGGAAGGTGGCTCCGAATCCTTTCAACAGACCTACTTAATGTCCCTCCTGACGCAATCCGTCTACAAGGATGccatgcaaaataaattgtatgaCCTGAAGACCAATAAAATCATCTCCCTCGATGGGGTGTCATCGTCAACATCCCCCGAAAATCGCCCAAGTCCACCACCACcgaaaaaatccaaaagtGAACCAAGTTCCCTCGTAAAGAGTACCCCGAAAGAGGATGTAAAGCCGACAAAGTCAGCTTCAGCCCTGGATCTCTCCTCTGTCACGTCAAGCGTTGTTGAGGGTGAAAAGCGCGAGAAGAAGTCTCCCAAGGAAACGAAGAAATCCTCACCACGTCATGAAACTCCAGTTCCACCCAAAATTGACTTAACTGAACCCACCCTCAGTAGTTTGCTACCCTCCCTGCCACTCATTCCACCCGCTACACCCACTGACTTAATGACCAGCCTCAATCCGGGCTTCCCCAATCCCCTAAATTATCCCGTTTTCTGGATGGAGCAATACCAGAGAATGAAGAAAGCTGGCTCCGAAGCCCTCGAGCTCTACTTCCAAAACATTCAGAAGAATATTGCAAAGGCTAAAGGGATGCAAGACCCATCCACAACTTCACCACCACCCACCACTGTCTCATCAACTGTATCCGAGGCTGAGAAATAA